The following are encoded together in the Montipora capricornis isolate CH-2021 chromosome 5, ASM3666992v2, whole genome shotgun sequence genome:
- the LOC138049787 gene encoding uncharacterized protein: MPASYETLNKKPRPTGEPPFTLKDLKAVVPPQCFERSTLRSFSYVAWDVSLAWLFYWCTGHFDHPYLPSWASYVLWPLYWVCQGCVCTGVWVLAHECGHYAFSDSKTINDITGLVLHSALLVPYHSWRISHAKHHRSTNDMDHDEVFVPSTKAEFGEASVAALSSTSNILNLLKVSLLGWPGYLLLHVTGRKYHTHTDHFNPNSPIFSGRDYRDVVISDIALVAWMGVLGYMAYLNSFMWLLKVYIIPYLIVNFWLVFITDLQHSDAAVPHYRGKEWNWLKGALCTIDRDYGILNHVFHHIGDTHIAHHLFSYMPHYHAVEATEHVKKVLGEYYYKETTSIFKSFWLTQKYCRYVDNVGDILWYKHD, encoded by the coding sequence ATGCCGGCGAGCTACGAGACACTAAACAAGAAACCGCGGCCGACCGGCGAACCGCCGTTCACGTTGAAAGATTTAAAAGCTGTCGTTCCACCTCAATGTTTTGAGCGCTCAACGTTGAGATCTTTTTCGTACGTCGCCTGGGACGTAAGCTTGGCTTGGCTGTTTTATTGGTGTACAGGACATTTCGATCACCCTTACTTGCCATCATGGGCCAGTTATGTGCTGTGGCCGCTGTATTGGGTGTGTCAAGGTTGTGTCTGCACCGGTGTTTGGGTTTTGGCGCATGAGTGTGGGCATTACGCTTTTTCAGATAGCAAGACTATTAATGACATTACCGGGCTTGTGTTACACTCGGCACTCCTTGTGCCTTATCATTCGTGGAGAATAAGTCACGCAAAGCACCATCGGAGCACAAATGATATGGACCATGACGAAGTCTTTGTCCCCAGTACCAAAGCAGAGTTCGGTGAAGCAAGTGTTGCTGCCCTCTCTTCAACCAGCAACATTCTAAACCTGTTGAAAGTGTCACTGCTGGGATGGCCAGGTTATTTGTTGTTGCATGTTACGGGAAGGAAGTATCACACACACACCGATCACTTTAATCCCAACAGTCCCATCTTCAGTGGCAGGGACTATAGAGACGTCGTCATCAGTGACATTGCTTTGGTCGCCTGGATGGGTGTCCTAGGTTACATGGCGTATCTCAACTCCTTTATGTGGCTACTGAAAGTCTATATCATCCCGTATCTCATTGTCAACTTCTGGCTGGTCTTCATCACCGATTTGCAGCATTCTGATGCGGCAGTTCCTCATTATAGAGGAAAAGAGTGGAACTGGTTGAAAGGAGCTCTTTGCACAATCGACCGGGATTATGGCATCTTGAACCACGTGTTTCACCACATTGGAGATACCCATATAGCCCACCACCTTTTTTCATACATGCCTCATTATCATGCAGTGGAAGCTACTGAGCATGTAAAAAAAGTCTTAGGTGAATATTATTATAAAGAGACTACTTCAATTTTCAAGTCCTTTTGGTTAACTCAGAAATATTGTCGCTATGTCGATAATGTCGGTGATATCTTATGGTATAAGCATGATTAA